The following proteins are co-located in the Pomacea canaliculata isolate SZHN2017 linkage group LG10, ASM307304v1, whole genome shotgun sequence genome:
- the LOC112573058 gene encoding lethal(3)malignant brain tumor-like protein 3 isoform X2 has product MEDPKLECWKAMNTSNSTSLSASPHAEEETSIQTSAKHALAADKSDVNENMPSKRSRIEAVPTTTTNENSASNILTITNASPVPTVPAPTISSSPAIMSFPTAINLTISNGTVPTVSSPMSTGSLTTSSIVSNNQASISHASTHTQLKVPNPATIQLRPQVFTNLQSNNMAMAMQTRLSLPFQTTVGQNLTVPTTLNTLRSLQPSTLPSSPVLSHPMQFQTMSQIRGGAVSMTGTSQPQSNQQGHQQLHQQQPMSIRPFPLLLNRPLALTGRPQLITAAPTRLAPRPLGSQGLQVPGHQSPTSATLVPLFRPSQAPKVLSAATQPIASAPAVNVQGQFVNQVVAVSTGNQVGVTHISFQPPISGTKVLERPGKMPEARLIPSVTTTKLIRPNSIGGTNVASSSAMVDTLSGMVKQHETVSSASSVIRNGGIIAAAGASMAPKHLQDSTTNTLPLVGEPPVKMSFIVQPSVGNLKEEHAAALSTATPLSHEDKVPGQAEKKDSDCGEKKDEQSVEKNKKSEDVPANTHLPGDFDAAKAMEWNDGIGTLPGSNLKFKLDEFGFVDLLMDDGQEAVLVDSSVGVNTATFNPSESQAARVADSPSSLIKRENDPIQKCENCGKYGYLSDFCKSGRFCSQTCVGAYAGKKNLHRKHNLLSTKMVINLKKKKKKLRALAVGAGSGDAVSLPSHNAAEGVEEEKPVFQPAGRKPRGFSWQEYLEEQKAVAAPSRLFRDPFPAQRNGFKVGMRLEGIDPKHQNLFCVLSVAETQGYRIRLHFDGFSECYDFWTNADSPYIFPIGWCEKNGKPLQPPKHVPSDAFNWTSYLRTTKSIAAPRTAFANQPGASVTPSAFRVGMKLEAVDRKNTALICVATVADTLGDKVLVHFDGWEDVYDYWCDITSPYIHPVGWCQENARTLSPPCDWKEVETFTWEEYMLLTKSSPVPARAFKPRTPMGFEPGMKVEAVDRRNPILVRAATIKEVREHQVLIHFDGWPEIYDYWLDDDSPDIRPPHWCARTGHPLQPPFNEDDHTPGSCPTPCCIGVGHIKGAKYVGHHSAFGCPYSMLNMNKESTLQDRLGSTRAEEGSAAPSALRIKTEFGGEIRKCPTPGCDSTGHITGRFTSHHRLSGCPLYEKNILKMKAELAGRPIGRPGRGRKKKSFDGGDPTTRSQSDDHYQRDYDSMAVLHEGIHQSVFMSAIPPAPSQENPPFWEHHVKLLPGVSQITGNDVRQWSIAEVATFVASLPGCWEQEKVFKEQQIDGEAFLLLNQADIVKIMNIKLGPALKIFNSILIFKQTLDL; this is encoded by the exons GAAAGCCATGAACACATCTAACAGCACCAGCTTGTCTGCATCACCTCATGCAGAAGAGGAGACAAGCATACAGACATCTGCAAAACATGCGCTAGCAGCTGACAAGTCGGACGTGAATGAAAACATGCCTAGCAAACGGTCACGGATTGAAGCAGTCCCTACTACCACAACTAATGAAAATTCTGCCTCAAACATTTTGACGATCACAAATGCTTCACCAGTACCTACAGTTCCAGCACCAaccatttcttcttctcctgcCATTATGTCCTTTCCTACTGCCATCAATTTGACCATCAGCAATG GTACTGTCCCGACTGTGTCTTCCCCAATGAGCACTGGGTCCCTGACCACCTCTAGCATTGTGAGTAACAATCAGGCCAGTATTTCTCATGCCTCTACTCACACCCAGTTGAAGGTGCCCAATCCTGCCACGATCCAGTTGCGCCCCCAGGTCTTCACTAATCTTCAGAGTAACAACATGGCTATGGCCATGCAGACACGGCTTTCTCTTCCATTTCAAACCACAGTAGGGCAGAATCTAACTGTCCCTACGACACTGAATACTCTGCGCAGTCTCCAACCAAGCACCTTGCCTTCCTCCCCAGTCTTGTCTCACCCGATGCAGTTTCAAACAATGTCTCAAATCCGAGGCGGGGCTGTCTCCATGACGGGTACAAGTCAGCCTCAGTCAAACCAGCAAGGTCATCAGCAACTGCATCAACAACAACCGATGTCCATCCGACCATTTCCCTTACTGCTGAACAGACCGCTGGCGTTAACTGGGCGTCCACAGTTGATCACCGCTGCACCAACACGTCTTGCCCCACGACCACTTGGAAGCCAGGGTCTGCAAGTACCTGGCCATCAGTCGCCTACCTCAGCTACGCTTGTGCCTCTCTTTAGACCATCGCAAGCACCAAAGGTCCTTAGTGCAGCCACCCAGCCAATTGCATCGGCCCCTGCTGTCAATGTACAAGGTCAGTTTGTTAATCAAGTGGTTGCTGTTAGCACTGGGAATCAGGTTGGTGTGACCCACATTAGTTTCCAGCCTCCTATTTCTGGAACAAAGGTGCTTGAACGCCCAGGCAAGATGCCAGAGGCAAGGCTCATTCCCAGTGTTACAACAACCAAGCTTATTCGTCCAAACAGCATTGGAGGGACCAATGTTGCGAGTTCTAGTGCTATGGTGGACACACTGTCAGGTATGGTCAAGCAACATGAAACTGTGTCCTCAGCAAGTTCTGTAATAAGAAATGGTGGCATCATTGCAGCAGCAGGTGCTAGCATGGCGCCTAAACATTTACAGGATtccacaacaaacactttgCCACTGGTTGGTGAACCTCCAGTGAAAATGTCGTTCATAGTTCAGCCAAGTGTTGGAAACTTAAAAGAAGAGCATGCTGCTGCCTTGTCCACAGCTACCCCACTCTCTCATGAAGATAAAGTGCCAGGGCAAGCAGAGAAGAAGGATTCTGATTGTGGGgaaaagaaggatgaacagTCAGttgagaaaaataagaaatctgAGGATGTTCCTGCGAACACACATTTACCTGGGGACTTTGATGCTGCAAAAGCCATGGAGTGGAATGATGGGATCGGCACTTTACCTGGTAGTAATCTGAAg TTCAAGCTTGATGAGTTTGGCTTTGTGGATTTGCTGATGGATGATGGACAAGAGGCAGTCCTGGTAGACTCATCTGTAGGTGTAAATACAGCAACTTTCAATCCATCTGAGTCTCAAGCTGCCAGAGTAGcag ACAGTCCATCTAGTCTCATTAAGAGAGAGAATGATCCTATTCAGAAGTGTGAGAACTGTGGCAAGTATGGATACCTCAGTGACTTTTGCAAGTCAGGAAGATTCTGTTCCCAGACTTGTGTAGGGGCCTATGCTGGGAA GAAAAACCTGCATCGGAAACACAACCTCCTCAGTACAAAGATGGTCATCaacttgaagaagaagaaaaagaaactccGGGCCCTTGCAGTTGGTGCAGGTAGTGGGGATGCTGTATCATTGCCATCTCACAATGCTGCAGAGGGTGTAGAAGAAGAGAAGCCAGTGTTTCAGCCTGCAG GACGCAAGCCTCGTGGATTTAGCTGGCAGGAATATCTTGAAGAACAGAAGGCAGTGGCAGCTCCATCTCGATTGTTCAGagat CCTTTTCCGGCACAACGCAATGGTTTTAAAGTTGGCATGCGACTGGAGGGGATAGATCCAAAGCACCAGAATTTGTTTTGTGTCCTAAGCGTGGCAGAGACACAGGGTTATCGCATACGTCTTCACTTTGATGGCTTCTCGGAATGCTATGACTTTTGGACTAATGCTGATTCACCTTATATTTTTCCTATCGGATGGTGTGAAAAAAATGGGAAACCTCTGCAGCCACCTAAAC ATGTGCCATCTGATGCCTTTAACTGGACATCATACTTACGAACGACCAAATCCATTGCTGCACCCAGAACAGCATTTGCAAATCAGCCAGGAGCT tctgtaaCACCTAGTGCGTTTCGTGTTGGGATGAAACTGGAGGCAGTGGACAGAAAGAACACTGCGCTGATATGCGTGGCTACAGTTGCTGACACTCTTGGTGATAAAGTTCTTGTCCACTTTGATGGTTGGGAAGATGTGTATGACTATTGGTGTGACATTACATCACCTTATATCCACCCAGTGGGCTGGTGCCAGGAAAATGCACGCACATTATCTCCACCTTGTG ACTGGAAGGAAGTGGAGACCTTTACGTGGGAAGAGTATATGCTGCTTACAAAATCTTCACCTGTCCCTGCTCGAGCTTTCAAACCT AGGACTCCAATGGGTTTTGAACCTGGGATGAAAGTAGAAGCTGTTGACAGGAGAAATCCGATTCTAGTGCGTGCTGCAACAATTAAGGAAGTAAGGGAGCACCAGGTCTTAATTCATTTTGATGGCTGGCCTGAGATATATGACTACTGGCTTGATGATGACAGTCCAGATATCCGACCTCCACACTGGTGTGCTCGCACTGGCCACCCGTTACAACCACCATTCA ATGAAGATGACCACACCCCAGGAAGCTGTCCCACTCCATGCTGCATTGGTGTTGGCCATATTAAAGGAGCAAAATATGTTGGACATCACAG TGCTTTCGGCTGTCCTTACTCTATGCTTAACATGAACAAGGAGTCCACACTACAGGACAGACTGGGGTCAACAAGGGCTGAAGAAGGCTCTGCAGCACCTTCTGCCTTACGTATTAAAACAGAGTTTGGTGGTGAAATCAG GAAATGCCCGACACCAGGCTGTGATAGCACTGGACACATAACAGGTCGATTCACCTCGCATCATCGACTTTCAGGATGCcctctttatgaaaaaaatattctgaagatGAAAGCTGAACTTGCAGGCAGACCTATTGGAAGGCCTGGCAGGGGCCGGAAAAA GAAAAGTTTTGATGGTGGTGATCCTACTACACGAAGCCAAAGCGATGACCATTATCAAAGAG ATTATGACTCTATGGCAGTGCTTCATGAGGGCATCCACCAGTCTGTGTTCATGTCTGCAATTCCACCAGCACCTTCCCAAGAAAACCCTCCTTTCTGGGAGCATCATGTCAAATTGCTGCCAGGCGTTAGTCAGATCACTGGTAATGATGTTAGGCAGTGGTCAATAGCAGAGGTAGCCACTTTTGTGGCTTCATTGCCAGGCTGCTGGGAACAGGAAAAAGTCTTCAAAGAACAG CAAATTGATGGTGAGGCTTTCTTGTTGCTGAACCAAGCAGACATTGTGAAAATCATGAACATCAAGCTGGGACCTGCACTGAAGATCTTCAACAGTATACTTATTTTCAAGCAGACGCTAGACTTGTGA
- the LOC112573058 gene encoding lethal(3)malignant brain tumor-like protein 3 isoform X1 — protein sequence MEDPKLECWKAMNTSNSTSLSASPHAEEETSIQTSAKHALAADKSDVNENMPSKRSRIEAVPTTTTNENSASNILTITNASPVPTVPAPTISSSPAIMSFPTAINLTISNGIINMKNSIAVDGGPTLLVTPAASSSLSNLAAVPVTLVKGTVPTVSSPMSTGSLTTSSIVSNNQASISHASTHTQLKVPNPATIQLRPQVFTNLQSNNMAMAMQTRLSLPFQTTVGQNLTVPTTLNTLRSLQPSTLPSSPVLSHPMQFQTMSQIRGGAVSMTGTSQPQSNQQGHQQLHQQQPMSIRPFPLLLNRPLALTGRPQLITAAPTRLAPRPLGSQGLQVPGHQSPTSATLVPLFRPSQAPKVLSAATQPIASAPAVNVQGQFVNQVVAVSTGNQVGVTHISFQPPISGTKVLERPGKMPEARLIPSVTTTKLIRPNSIGGTNVASSSAMVDTLSGMVKQHETVSSASSVIRNGGIIAAAGASMAPKHLQDSTTNTLPLVGEPPVKMSFIVQPSVGNLKEEHAAALSTATPLSHEDKVPGQAEKKDSDCGEKKDEQSVEKNKKSEDVPANTHLPGDFDAAKAMEWNDGIGTLPGSNLKFKLDEFGFVDLLMDDGQEAVLVDSSVGVNTATFNPSESQAARVADSPSSLIKRENDPIQKCENCGKYGYLSDFCKSGRFCSQTCVGAYAGKKNLHRKHNLLSTKMVINLKKKKKKLRALAVGAGSGDAVSLPSHNAAEGVEEEKPVFQPAGRKPRGFSWQEYLEEQKAVAAPSRLFRDPFPAQRNGFKVGMRLEGIDPKHQNLFCVLSVAETQGYRIRLHFDGFSECYDFWTNADSPYIFPIGWCEKNGKPLQPPKHVPSDAFNWTSYLRTTKSIAAPRTAFANQPGASVTPSAFRVGMKLEAVDRKNTALICVATVADTLGDKVLVHFDGWEDVYDYWCDITSPYIHPVGWCQENARTLSPPCDWKEVETFTWEEYMLLTKSSPVPARAFKPRTPMGFEPGMKVEAVDRRNPILVRAATIKEVREHQVLIHFDGWPEIYDYWLDDDSPDIRPPHWCARTGHPLQPPFNEDDHTPGSCPTPCCIGVGHIKGAKYVGHHSAFGCPYSMLNMNKESTLQDRLGSTRAEEGSAAPSALRIKTEFGGEIRKCPTPGCDSTGHITGRFTSHHRLSGCPLYEKNILKMKAELAGRPIGRPGRGRKKKSFDGGDPTTRSQSDDHYQRDYDSMAVLHEGIHQSVFMSAIPPAPSQENPPFWEHHVKLLPGVSQITGNDVRQWSIAEVATFVASLPGCWEQEKVFKEQQIDGEAFLLLNQADIVKIMNIKLGPALKIFNSILIFKQTLDL from the exons GAAAGCCATGAACACATCTAACAGCACCAGCTTGTCTGCATCACCTCATGCAGAAGAGGAGACAAGCATACAGACATCTGCAAAACATGCGCTAGCAGCTGACAAGTCGGACGTGAATGAAAACATGCCTAGCAAACGGTCACGGATTGAAGCAGTCCCTACTACCACAACTAATGAAAATTCTGCCTCAAACATTTTGACGATCACAAATGCTTCACCAGTACCTACAGTTCCAGCACCAaccatttcttcttctcctgcCATTATGTCCTTTCCTACTGCCATCAATTTGACCATCAGCAATG GCATCATTAACATGAAGAATTCCATAGCAGTGGACGGGGGTCCCACCCTTCTTGTTACCCCTGCTGCATCATCTAGTCTCTCTAATCTGGCTGCTGTTCCTGTCACCTTGGTGAAGG GTACTGTCCCGACTGTGTCTTCCCCAATGAGCACTGGGTCCCTGACCACCTCTAGCATTGTGAGTAACAATCAGGCCAGTATTTCTCATGCCTCTACTCACACCCAGTTGAAGGTGCCCAATCCTGCCACGATCCAGTTGCGCCCCCAGGTCTTCACTAATCTTCAGAGTAACAACATGGCTATGGCCATGCAGACACGGCTTTCTCTTCCATTTCAAACCACAGTAGGGCAGAATCTAACTGTCCCTACGACACTGAATACTCTGCGCAGTCTCCAACCAAGCACCTTGCCTTCCTCCCCAGTCTTGTCTCACCCGATGCAGTTTCAAACAATGTCTCAAATCCGAGGCGGGGCTGTCTCCATGACGGGTACAAGTCAGCCTCAGTCAAACCAGCAAGGTCATCAGCAACTGCATCAACAACAACCGATGTCCATCCGACCATTTCCCTTACTGCTGAACAGACCGCTGGCGTTAACTGGGCGTCCACAGTTGATCACCGCTGCACCAACACGTCTTGCCCCACGACCACTTGGAAGCCAGGGTCTGCAAGTACCTGGCCATCAGTCGCCTACCTCAGCTACGCTTGTGCCTCTCTTTAGACCATCGCAAGCACCAAAGGTCCTTAGTGCAGCCACCCAGCCAATTGCATCGGCCCCTGCTGTCAATGTACAAGGTCAGTTTGTTAATCAAGTGGTTGCTGTTAGCACTGGGAATCAGGTTGGTGTGACCCACATTAGTTTCCAGCCTCCTATTTCTGGAACAAAGGTGCTTGAACGCCCAGGCAAGATGCCAGAGGCAAGGCTCATTCCCAGTGTTACAACAACCAAGCTTATTCGTCCAAACAGCATTGGAGGGACCAATGTTGCGAGTTCTAGTGCTATGGTGGACACACTGTCAGGTATGGTCAAGCAACATGAAACTGTGTCCTCAGCAAGTTCTGTAATAAGAAATGGTGGCATCATTGCAGCAGCAGGTGCTAGCATGGCGCCTAAACATTTACAGGATtccacaacaaacactttgCCACTGGTTGGTGAACCTCCAGTGAAAATGTCGTTCATAGTTCAGCCAAGTGTTGGAAACTTAAAAGAAGAGCATGCTGCTGCCTTGTCCACAGCTACCCCACTCTCTCATGAAGATAAAGTGCCAGGGCAAGCAGAGAAGAAGGATTCTGATTGTGGGgaaaagaaggatgaacagTCAGttgagaaaaataagaaatctgAGGATGTTCCTGCGAACACACATTTACCTGGGGACTTTGATGCTGCAAAAGCCATGGAGTGGAATGATGGGATCGGCACTTTACCTGGTAGTAATCTGAAg TTCAAGCTTGATGAGTTTGGCTTTGTGGATTTGCTGATGGATGATGGACAAGAGGCAGTCCTGGTAGACTCATCTGTAGGTGTAAATACAGCAACTTTCAATCCATCTGAGTCTCAAGCTGCCAGAGTAGcag ACAGTCCATCTAGTCTCATTAAGAGAGAGAATGATCCTATTCAGAAGTGTGAGAACTGTGGCAAGTATGGATACCTCAGTGACTTTTGCAAGTCAGGAAGATTCTGTTCCCAGACTTGTGTAGGGGCCTATGCTGGGAA GAAAAACCTGCATCGGAAACACAACCTCCTCAGTACAAAGATGGTCATCaacttgaagaagaagaaaaagaaactccGGGCCCTTGCAGTTGGTGCAGGTAGTGGGGATGCTGTATCATTGCCATCTCACAATGCTGCAGAGGGTGTAGAAGAAGAGAAGCCAGTGTTTCAGCCTGCAG GACGCAAGCCTCGTGGATTTAGCTGGCAGGAATATCTTGAAGAACAGAAGGCAGTGGCAGCTCCATCTCGATTGTTCAGagat CCTTTTCCGGCACAACGCAATGGTTTTAAAGTTGGCATGCGACTGGAGGGGATAGATCCAAAGCACCAGAATTTGTTTTGTGTCCTAAGCGTGGCAGAGACACAGGGTTATCGCATACGTCTTCACTTTGATGGCTTCTCGGAATGCTATGACTTTTGGACTAATGCTGATTCACCTTATATTTTTCCTATCGGATGGTGTGAAAAAAATGGGAAACCTCTGCAGCCACCTAAAC ATGTGCCATCTGATGCCTTTAACTGGACATCATACTTACGAACGACCAAATCCATTGCTGCACCCAGAACAGCATTTGCAAATCAGCCAGGAGCT tctgtaaCACCTAGTGCGTTTCGTGTTGGGATGAAACTGGAGGCAGTGGACAGAAAGAACACTGCGCTGATATGCGTGGCTACAGTTGCTGACACTCTTGGTGATAAAGTTCTTGTCCACTTTGATGGTTGGGAAGATGTGTATGACTATTGGTGTGACATTACATCACCTTATATCCACCCAGTGGGCTGGTGCCAGGAAAATGCACGCACATTATCTCCACCTTGTG ACTGGAAGGAAGTGGAGACCTTTACGTGGGAAGAGTATATGCTGCTTACAAAATCTTCACCTGTCCCTGCTCGAGCTTTCAAACCT AGGACTCCAATGGGTTTTGAACCTGGGATGAAAGTAGAAGCTGTTGACAGGAGAAATCCGATTCTAGTGCGTGCTGCAACAATTAAGGAAGTAAGGGAGCACCAGGTCTTAATTCATTTTGATGGCTGGCCTGAGATATATGACTACTGGCTTGATGATGACAGTCCAGATATCCGACCTCCACACTGGTGTGCTCGCACTGGCCACCCGTTACAACCACCATTCA ATGAAGATGACCACACCCCAGGAAGCTGTCCCACTCCATGCTGCATTGGTGTTGGCCATATTAAAGGAGCAAAATATGTTGGACATCACAG TGCTTTCGGCTGTCCTTACTCTATGCTTAACATGAACAAGGAGTCCACACTACAGGACAGACTGGGGTCAACAAGGGCTGAAGAAGGCTCTGCAGCACCTTCTGCCTTACGTATTAAAACAGAGTTTGGTGGTGAAATCAG GAAATGCCCGACACCAGGCTGTGATAGCACTGGACACATAACAGGTCGATTCACCTCGCATCATCGACTTTCAGGATGCcctctttatgaaaaaaatattctgaagatGAAAGCTGAACTTGCAGGCAGACCTATTGGAAGGCCTGGCAGGGGCCGGAAAAA GAAAAGTTTTGATGGTGGTGATCCTACTACACGAAGCCAAAGCGATGACCATTATCAAAGAG ATTATGACTCTATGGCAGTGCTTCATGAGGGCATCCACCAGTCTGTGTTCATGTCTGCAATTCCACCAGCACCTTCCCAAGAAAACCCTCCTTTCTGGGAGCATCATGTCAAATTGCTGCCAGGCGTTAGTCAGATCACTGGTAATGATGTTAGGCAGTGGTCAATAGCAGAGGTAGCCACTTTTGTGGCTTCATTGCCAGGCTGCTGGGAACAGGAAAAAGTCTTCAAAGAACAG CAAATTGATGGTGAGGCTTTCTTGTTGCTGAACCAAGCAGACATTGTGAAAATCATGAACATCAAGCTGGGACCTGCACTGAAGATCTTCAACAGTATACTTATTTTCAAGCAGACGCTAGACTTGTGA